In one Curtobacterium citreum genomic region, the following are encoded:
- a CDS encoding sensor histidine kinase — MTGSAPVSGVGRVGRGLPRPLRVLSLRARITIGSTAIAAVVILLLVLVMRFQVVSVVASATRTLLDADVDPYVATLEVDSDPDLSAPGNLQLVAVVAPSGDIRLSTMPESVERALGSLTARPAGASLVDVAGSEYCVVIEHPVNQAGRWTVVAARNSQAEAIVVDDLTTTLSLTGLAILIAFGIASWVLATTALRPVNRMRREAERLSVAPERAELPVGPAQDELASLATTLNAFLARTRQATERERQMVSDASHELRTPLAILTTQLDLASLDADDATALAAHIDRAKRSVARLSRLANDLLTLSRIEESERREQDGGPPPLAAWTDLGDEVMAAVDRVRLIASTKDVTVDFELEPPSSAGGTDEPRYRLDTGGIAQLVTNTASNAVAALPRGGGVFVSWRTEGTEGVLQVTDDGPGVPESFIPVAFDRFTRPDEARTSRPDPDPATGAVPMPGGSGLGLAIVRAIAERAGGTATLRNVRSGGLEVTIRIPAVHEPASRG; from the coding sequence GTGACCGGGTCGGCACCCGTCTCCGGGGTCGGCCGCGTCGGGCGCGGCCTGCCCCGGCCCCTCCGGGTGCTCTCGCTGCGGGCGCGCATCACGATCGGTTCGACGGCGATCGCCGCCGTGGTGATCCTGCTGCTCGTGCTCGTCATGCGCTTCCAGGTCGTCAGCGTCGTCGCGAGCGCCACGCGGACGCTGCTCGACGCCGACGTCGACCCGTACGTGGCCACCCTCGAGGTCGACAGCGACCCGGACCTGTCGGCCCCCGGCAACCTGCAGCTCGTCGCGGTCGTCGCCCCGTCCGGTGACATCCGGCTGTCGACGATGCCCGAGAGCGTCGAGCGGGCCCTCGGCAGCCTGACCGCACGGCCGGCCGGGGCGTCGCTCGTCGACGTCGCCGGGTCCGAGTACTGCGTCGTCATCGAGCACCCCGTGAACCAGGCCGGGCGGTGGACCGTCGTCGCCGCACGCAACTCGCAGGCCGAGGCCATCGTCGTCGACGACCTCACCACGACCCTGTCGCTCACCGGTCTGGCGATCCTCATCGCCTTCGGCATCGCGTCCTGGGTGCTGGCGACGACGGCGCTCCGCCCCGTGAACCGGATGCGCCGCGAGGCCGAGCGGCTCTCCGTCGCGCCCGAGCGCGCGGAGCTGCCGGTCGGTCCGGCGCAGGACGAGCTGGCCTCGCTCGCGACCACCCTGAACGCGTTCCTCGCGCGCACCCGCCAGGCGACCGAGCGCGAGCGGCAGATGGTGTCCGACGCGAGCCACGAGCTCCGGACGCCCCTCGCGATCCTGACCACGCAGCTCGACCTCGCGTCGCTCGATGCGGACGACGCCACGGCGCTCGCGGCGCACATCGACCGCGCGAAGCGGAGCGTGGCCCGGCTGTCCCGCCTGGCGAACGACCTGCTCACCCTGTCCCGCATCGAGGAGTCCGAGCGCCGCGAACAGGACGGCGGACCGCCACCGCTCGCCGCCTGGACGGACCTCGGTGACGAGGTCATGGCCGCCGTCGACCGCGTGCGGCTCATCGCGTCGACGAAGGACGTCACGGTCGACTTCGAGCTCGAGCCCCCGTCGTCGGCCGGCGGCACGGACGAGCCCCGCTACCGACTCGACACCGGGGGCATCGCCCAGCTCGTGACGAACACCGCGAGCAACGCCGTCGCGGCACTCCCCCGCGGCGGCGGCGTGTTCGTCTCGTGGCGCACCGAGGGGACCGAGGGGGTCCTGCAGGTCACCGACGACGGTCCCGGTGTGCCCGAATCGTTCATCCCGGTCGCGTTCGACCGCTTCACGCGTCCGGACGAGGCACGCACCTCGCGCCCCGACCCGGACCCCGCGACCGGCGCGGTCCCGATGCCGGGCGGCTCCGGCCTCGGGCTCGCGATCGTGCGCGCCATCGCGGAACGGGCGGGAGGCACGGCCACCCTCCGCAACGTCCGTTCCGGTGGGCTCGAGGTCACCATCCGCATCCCCGCCGTCCACGAGCCGGCATCGCGCGGCTGA
- a CDS encoding response regulator transcription factor — MRLLVVEDDDEMRALMERGLAAEGYRVTAVENGVEALIALGEQGFDLAVVDVMMPGMSGFELARRIREREDPVRILLVTARDAVDDRVFGLDAGADDYLTKPFAFAELTARLRALGRRESAGAPRTIEVGDVSIDSEARRVSIKGQRVAVSPTEFALLRLLARSVGTVVDRPKILEEVWDGSQHVDPNVVEQYISYLRKKLTSHEATVAISTVRGRGYRLDLLGA; from the coding sequence ATGCGCCTGTTGGTGGTCGAGGACGACGACGAGATGCGCGCGCTCATGGAGCGTGGGCTCGCGGCAGAGGGGTACCGCGTCACGGCGGTCGAGAACGGGGTCGAGGCGCTCATCGCCCTCGGCGAGCAGGGCTTCGACCTCGCGGTCGTGGACGTGATGATGCCGGGCATGTCCGGCTTCGAGCTGGCCCGCCGCATCCGCGAGCGCGAGGACCCGGTGCGGATCCTGCTCGTGACGGCCCGCGACGCCGTGGACGACCGGGTGTTCGGGCTCGACGCCGGCGCCGACGACTACCTGACGAAGCCGTTCGCCTTCGCCGAGCTCACCGCCCGGCTCCGCGCACTCGGCCGCCGTGAGAGCGCGGGTGCACCCCGCACGATCGAGGTCGGGGACGTCTCCATCGACTCCGAGGCCCGCCGGGTCTCGATCAAGGGCCAGCGCGTCGCCGTGAGCCCGACGGAGTTCGCGCTCCTCCGGCTCCTCGCCCGCTCGGTCGGCACCGTGGTCGACCGGCCGAAGATCCTCGAGGAGGTCTGGGACGGCTCGCAGCACGTCGACCCGAACGTCGTCGAGCAGTACATCTCGTACCTCCGCAAGAAGCTGACCTCGCACGAGGCGACGGTCGCCATCTCCACCGTCCGGGGCCGCGGCTACCGGCTCGACCTGCTCGGGGCGTGA
- a CDS encoding FUSC family protein, with the protein MNPVSRLRSSSRTPFLQVVKTAVAVVAAVLLCRLVIDGPFPTFAAIAALLVVQPSINQSFVKGLERSAGVVLGVVLATGFHLWLGDAVWVVLVVIVLAILLSWALRLTPTSATQVGISGMLVLTAGVVTPNYSADRILETVIGAVVALVVNALIVPPVLLEPAHLAVARLARDTAAAFERIAIGLTEGWDDDRWHEALLQARALRQQHARAEASLTAAGESLTMNPRGGRHRTILQRDVAVAEHLRVLVTRVTGMTRAIRDNTAPGLRSDPVVGSIATEVARIGADVRALSARVEATRIDAPDGTAALDEGPDPAEAAAPALTAPLRVVRPNSQHWVLIGALLEDIRRVREELLGEDD; encoded by the coding sequence GTGAACCCGGTCTCGCGACTCCGCAGCTCCAGCCGGACCCCGTTCCTGCAGGTCGTGAAGACCGCGGTCGCGGTGGTCGCCGCCGTGCTGCTCTGCCGGCTCGTGATCGACGGCCCGTTCCCGACCTTCGCCGCGATCGCCGCGCTGCTCGTCGTGCAGCCGAGCATCAACCAGTCCTTCGTCAAGGGCCTCGAGCGCAGTGCCGGCGTCGTGCTCGGGGTGGTGCTCGCGACGGGGTTCCACCTGTGGCTCGGCGACGCCGTGTGGGTCGTGCTCGTGGTGATCGTGCTCGCGATCCTGCTCAGCTGGGCGCTCCGGCTGACCCCGACGTCCGCGACCCAGGTCGGCATCAGCGGCATGCTCGTGCTCACCGCCGGGGTGGTCACGCCGAACTACTCGGCCGACCGGATCCTCGAGACCGTGATCGGCGCGGTCGTCGCGCTCGTGGTGAACGCGCTCATCGTCCCGCCGGTGCTGCTCGAGCCCGCGCACCTCGCGGTCGCCCGGCTCGCACGCGACACCGCCGCGGCGTTCGAGCGGATCGCGATCGGGCTCACCGAGGGGTGGGACGACGACCGGTGGCACGAGGCACTGCTGCAGGCGCGGGCGCTCCGGCAGCAGCACGCCCGGGCCGAGGCCTCGCTCACCGCCGCCGGCGAGTCGCTCACCATGAACCCCCGGGGCGGACGGCACCGCACGATCCTGCAGCGGGACGTCGCGGTCGCCGAGCACCTGCGGGTCCTCGTGACGCGGGTCACCGGCATGACCCGGGCGATCCGGGACAACACCGCGCCGGGACTCCGCTCCGACCCGGTCGTCGGGAGCATCGCCACCGAGGTCGCCCGGATCGGCGCGGACGTCCGTGCGCTGAGCGCCCGCGTCGAGGCGACCCGGATCGACGCTCCGGACGGCACGGCGGCGCTCGACGAGGGACCGGACCCGGCCGAGGCCGCTGCGCCGGCGCTCACGGCACCGCTGCGGGTGGTCCGGCCGAACTCGCAGCACTGGGTGCTCATCGGCGCACTGCTCGAGGACATCCGGCGCGTTCGGGAGGAGCTGCTCGGCGAGGACGACTGA
- a CDS encoding phosphotransferase enzyme family protein — translation MWPNHERVIPQAFAGSGTSVVAARAHSVEPSGNGYLYGYEVDTVDRAGQRSTVLTYVDTGGAHDQNSAIVTDPATGDPVSVWAYPNDPGLPVLPQVTYRDAVAELLAGIGMPVTDPTLSVAAYRPGKRAVVRVDAPERTLFLKIVRPHRVAPIVESHEQFAAAGLPVPRVLSSRGDGLLVLERIRGVPAGSRITEIADDPRFVASLAALTGRIAAVPMTQQARADAMDHADWHRRTLVAALPQDAVEIDALYDDIGRRSIGWGSAPRQVVHGDLHLEQVFVDEDEPWRISGLLDIDTAGWGFPVRDIGAVVAHLVVTGLWHRSRGDAERGAAAERLADAVARDWVARNPAESDRIGPAIGAQLLAHAGGQATTGSANGIATAQQLLAATRAALAEAAPALPSDGLVRPRSAPQV, via the coding sequence GTGTGGCCCAACCATGAGCGCGTCATCCCGCAGGCCTTCGCCGGCTCCGGGACCTCGGTCGTGGCCGCACGGGCGCACTCCGTCGAGCCGTCCGGCAACGGATACCTGTACGGCTACGAGGTCGACACGGTCGACCGCGCCGGCCAGCGGTCGACCGTCCTGACCTACGTCGACACCGGCGGGGCCCACGACCAGAACAGCGCCATCGTCACCGACCCGGCGACCGGCGACCCGGTGTCCGTCTGGGCGTACCCGAACGACCCCGGCCTGCCGGTCCTGCCGCAGGTGACCTACCGCGACGCGGTGGCCGAGCTCCTCGCGGGCATCGGCATGCCGGTCACCGACCCGACGCTCTCGGTCGCCGCCTACCGTCCGGGCAAGCGCGCGGTGGTCCGCGTCGACGCCCCCGAGCGCACCCTCTTCCTGAAGATCGTCCGCCCGCACCGCGTCGCCCCGATCGTCGAGTCGCACGAGCAGTTCGCGGCGGCCGGGCTCCCGGTCCCGCGCGTGCTGTCGAGCCGCGGCGACGGGCTCCTCGTCCTCGAGCGCATCCGCGGCGTCCCAGCCGGCAGCCGCATCACCGAGATCGCCGACGACCCGCGTTTCGTCGCGTCCCTCGCGGCGCTCACGGGACGGATCGCGGCGGTGCCGATGACGCAGCAGGCCCGTGCGGACGCGATGGACCACGCCGACTGGCACCGCCGGACCCTCGTCGCCGCGCTGCCGCAGGACGCGGTCGAGATCGACGCGCTGTACGACGACATCGGTCGCCGCTCGATCGGGTGGGGCAGCGCGCCCCGGCAGGTGGTGCACGGGGACCTGCACCTCGAGCAGGTCTTCGTCGACGAGGACGAGCCCTGGCGCATCTCCGGGCTGCTCGACATCGACACCGCCGGCTGGGGGTTCCCGGTCCGGGACATCGGCGCCGTGGTGGCACACCTGGTCGTCACGGGGTTGTGGCACCGGTCGCGCGGCGACGCGGAACGGGGTGCCGCGGCCGAGCGGCTCGCCGACGCGGTCGCCCGCGACTGGGTCGCGCGCAACCCGGCCGAGTCCGACCGCATCGGTCCGGCGATCGGTGCGCAGCTCCTCGCGCACGCCGGTGGGCAGGCGACGACGGGCTCCGCGAACGGCATCGCCACGGCCCAGCAGCTCCTCGCTGCCACGCGTGCGGCGCTCGCCGAGGCGGCTCCCGCGCTGCCGTCGGACGGGCTGGTCCGTCCGCGGTCGGCCCCCCAGGTCTGA
- a CDS encoding DEAD/DEAH box helicase, with amino-acid sequence MARSGTRRAAGGTRTASRRTRPLDNDGVIPVLARAVREVEAAAQRGPLKASNRSKFQAVALLMREERARVKADQELTDAQRAEQLKRLDGVATILAKTAARDTSVIQLLTEEASVSEATRTVKRDMMIAGGMELQPEELVIAAEPSPVVESPVRSVVPQAVVQRQLANPFLPPDFALADQPVAHPRRLANWELFGPLFKSFEYGAGGGAASMPLPEPSTLHSKSGTTLMKHQAELVAAASHGHRTFLLADEPGLGKTAQSLLAADAFPLLVVVPNVVKTNWAREAERWVPNRRATVIHGDGGDLDGFADIVIVNYEILDRHAGWLGSFGFKGMVVDEAHFIKNKDSQRSRFVLQIAEKIRSRVAAPLLMALTGTPLINSVEDFRTIWEYLGWIDDKKPRAKLMNELEDIGLTPADPGFFVEARKAVIDQGIVRRRKVDVAADIPARRIADIPVELDGEEGRSIRDAERELTAKLVRRYHQAIDARTGQDPVVGIDHKLVRQVARWELEDQDASSTGENVFSMVRRIGRAKAQLAADYAAQLASNVGKVVFFAKHLDVMDQAEEVFARRHLKTATVRGDQTPAQRTAEIDAFVNDPEVAVIVCSLTAAGVGLNLQVSSNVVLAELSWTSAEQTQAIDRVHRIGQEEPVTAWRIIAAQTIDTKIAELIDSKASLAARALDGSDEELVDSGDIQLDAMAALLTEALSR; translated from the coding sequence TTGGCTCGATCAGGCACCCGGCGTGCAGCCGGCGGGACGCGGACCGCGTCGCGTCGGACCAGGCCGCTCGACAACGACGGCGTCATCCCGGTCCTCGCGCGTGCCGTGCGCGAGGTCGAGGCGGCTGCCCAGCGCGGCCCGCTGAAGGCGTCGAACCGGTCGAAGTTCCAGGCCGTGGCCCTGCTCATGCGCGAGGAGCGCGCACGGGTTAAGGCCGACCAGGAGCTCACCGACGCGCAGCGCGCGGAGCAGCTCAAGCGGCTCGACGGCGTCGCGACCATCCTCGCGAAGACCGCGGCCCGCGACACGAGCGTGATCCAGCTGCTGACCGAGGAGGCCTCCGTCAGCGAGGCGACGCGGACCGTCAAGCGGGACATGATGATCGCGGGCGGTATGGAGCTGCAGCCCGAGGAGCTCGTCATCGCGGCGGAACCGTCGCCCGTGGTCGAGAGCCCGGTCCGTTCGGTCGTGCCGCAGGCCGTCGTGCAGCGGCAGCTCGCGAACCCCTTCCTGCCGCCGGACTTCGCGCTCGCCGACCAGCCCGTCGCCCACCCGCGACGCCTGGCGAACTGGGAGCTGTTCGGTCCGCTCTTCAAGTCGTTCGAGTACGGCGCGGGCGGGGGCGCGGCGTCGATGCCGCTGCCGGAGCCCTCGACGCTGCACTCGAAGTCGGGCACCACGCTCATGAAGCACCAGGCGGAGCTCGTCGCCGCCGCGTCGCACGGCCACCGCACGTTCCTGCTCGCCGACGAGCCCGGCCTCGGCAAGACCGCGCAGTCGCTGCTCGCCGCCGACGCGTTCCCGCTGCTGGTGGTCGTGCCGAACGTCGTCAAGACGAACTGGGCGCGCGAGGCCGAGCGCTGGGTGCCGAACCGACGCGCGACGGTCATCCACGGCGACGGCGGCGACCTGGACGGGTTCGCCGACATCGTCATCGTGAACTACGAGATCCTCGACCGGCACGCCGGCTGGCTCGGGTCGTTCGGGTTCAAGGGCATGGTCGTCGACGAGGCGCACTTCATCAAGAACAAGGACTCGCAGCGCTCGCGGTTCGTGCTGCAGATCGCCGAGAAGATCCGGTCGCGGGTCGCGGCGCCGCTGCTCATGGCCCTGACCGGCACGCCGCTCATCAACTCGGTCGAGGACTTCCGGACGATCTGGGAGTACCTCGGGTGGATCGACGACAAGAAGCCCCGTGCGAAGCTCATGAACGAGCTCGAGGACATCGGTCTGACGCCGGCGGACCCCGGGTTCTTCGTCGAGGCACGGAAGGCCGTCATCGACCAGGGCATCGTCCGGCGCCGCAAGGTCGACGTCGCGGCGGACATCCCCGCTCGACGCATCGCCGACATCCCGGTCGAGCTCGACGGCGAAGAGGGCCGCTCGATCCGCGACGCCGAGCGCGAGCTCACCGCGAAGCTCGTCCGTCGGTACCACCAGGCGATCGACGCCCGGACCGGGCAGGACCCCGTCGTCGGCATCGACCACAAGCTCGTCCGCCAGGTCGCCCGCTGGGAGCTCGAGGACCAGGACGCCTCGTCGACCGGCGAGAACGTGTTCTCGATGGTGCGGCGCATCGGCCGTGCGAAGGCGCAGCTCGCGGCGGACTACGCGGCGCAGCTCGCCTCGAACGTCGGCAAGGTCGTGTTCTTCGCGAAGCACCTCGACGTGATGGACCAGGCGGAGGAGGTCTTCGCCCGCCGGCACCTGAAGACCGCGACCGTCCGCGGCGACCAGACGCCCGCGCAGCGCACGGCCGAGATCGACGCGTTCGTGAACGACCCCGAGGTCGCCGTGATCGTCTGCTCGCTCACCGCGGCCGGTGTCGGCCTGAACCTGCAGGTCTCGTCGAACGTCGTGCTCGCGGAGCTGTCGTGGACGAGCGCCGAGCAGACCCAGGCGATCGACCGCGTGCACCGCATCGGGCAAGAGGAACCGGTCACCGCGTGGCGCATCATCGCCGCGCAGACGATCGACACCAAGATCGCCGAGCTCATCGACTCGAAGGCGTCCCTGGCCGCTCGCGCGCTGGACGGCTCGGACGAGGAGCTCGTCGACTCCGGCGACATCCAGCTCGACGCGATGGCGGCGCTGCTCACGGAGGCGCTCTCGCGCTGA
- a CDS encoding mycoredoxin: protein MSETITRDAFVPKAGGVTMFTTTWCGYCARLKSQMTKAGVPFREVDIEHTPGTAELVAEVNGGNQTVPTLVFPDGSTATNPSLAEVQSRI, encoded by the coding sequence ATGAGCGAGACGATCACCCGCGACGCGTTCGTGCCGAAGGCCGGCGGCGTCACGATGTTCACCACGACCTGGTGCGGCTACTGCGCCCGGTTGAAGAGCCAGATGACGAAGGCCGGCGTGCCCTTCCGCGAGGTCGACATCGAGCACACGCCCGGGACGGCCGAGCTCGTCGCCGAGGTCAACGGCGGCAACCAGACCGTGCCGACGCTGGTCTTCCCGGACGGCAGCACGGCGACGAACCCCTCGCTCGCCGAGGTCCAGTCCCGCATCTGA
- a CDS encoding CYTH domain-containing protein, translating into MTDTHLEIERTYDLPEGGDLPDLIGVGSILATDHQAPIALDATYWDTERYDLVAARVTVRRRTGGADAGWHIKRAASDTVRHEQHFPLTEDADAVPDAVLAALFTERRGRGLRPVVRITTARTITRLLDEDGEQVAELADDRVAAQRLDDDAPTTPRTWREVEVETVDGVDEQVAHELFAALDARFAAVGAAPAAVASKLARGLAGAPAPRLQTADKPEKGTAARALTKRLKKLRSSWLEQEARLRSGGQADLRETARTALGVAAVLGSYRPAFAATEAADHAAEAADGLAAVTARAALADYLLERLPYASSPAQDLLVDAMTRERVLAATRERRAVAVREVVAFLHGEPYLELLDALDDAVERPAPTDWALRSPKHVAQDVSAIEKPRVRELVQRAVSDDDESVGLVDREASERAATEDAWRAATRARAAMDVLGDDAFPHALWKRIGDAADVLTERVRSLHALDVLRVHSGIAERGGEGTFGYGVLAGDRVRLAEESYDQAVHALNRV; encoded by the coding sequence GTGACGGACACGCACCTCGAGATCGAGCGCACCTACGACCTGCCCGAGGGCGGGGACCTGCCGGACCTCATCGGCGTCGGCAGCATCCTGGCGACCGACCACCAGGCGCCGATCGCCCTCGACGCCACCTACTGGGACACCGAGCGCTACGACCTCGTCGCCGCCCGCGTCACCGTCCGCCGACGCACCGGCGGGGCTGACGCCGGCTGGCACATCAAGCGCGCGGCGTCCGACACCGTCCGGCACGAGCAGCACTTCCCCCTGACCGAGGACGCCGACGCCGTCCCGGACGCCGTCCTCGCCGCGCTCTTCACCGAGCGTCGCGGGCGCGGACTCCGCCCGGTCGTCCGCATCACGACGGCGCGCACGATCACCCGCCTCCTCGACGAGGACGGTGAGCAGGTCGCCGAGCTCGCGGACGACCGCGTCGCCGCGCAGCGCCTGGACGACGACGCGCCGACCACGCCGCGCACCTGGCGCGAGGTCGAGGTCGAGACCGTCGACGGCGTGGACGAGCAGGTCGCGCACGAGCTGTTCGCGGCCCTCGACGCGCGCTTCGCGGCCGTCGGCGCCGCCCCGGCCGCCGTCGCGTCCAAGCTGGCACGTGGGCTGGCAGGTGCACCGGCACCGCGCCTCCAGACCGCGGACAAGCCGGAGAAGGGGACCGCCGCCCGCGCGCTGACGAAGCGGCTCAAGAAGCTGCGCAGCAGCTGGCTCGAACAGGAGGCGCGGCTCCGCTCCGGCGGGCAGGCGGACCTCCGCGAGACGGCCCGGACCGCCCTCGGCGTCGCCGCGGTGCTCGGCTCGTACCGGCCGGCGTTCGCCGCGACCGAGGCGGCCGACCACGCGGCCGAGGCGGCGGACGGCCTGGCGGCCGTGACGGCGCGGGCCGCCCTCGCCGACTACCTGCTGGAGCGGCTGCCGTACGCGTCGTCCCCGGCGCAGGACCTGCTCGTCGACGCGATGACCCGGGAGCGCGTGCTCGCGGCCACCCGGGAGCGTCGGGCCGTCGCCGTGCGCGAGGTCGTCGCGTTCCTGCACGGCGAGCCGTACCTCGAACTGCTCGACGCCCTCGACGACGCGGTGGAACGGCCGGCGCCGACGGACTGGGCACTCCGGTCGCCGAAGCACGTCGCGCAGGACGTCTCGGCGATCGAGAAGCCGCGGGTGCGGGAACTCGTGCAGCGCGCGGTGTCCGACGACGACGAGAGCGTGGGCCTGGTCGACCGCGAGGCCTCCGAGCGAGCTGCGACCGAGGACGCCTGGCGCGCGGCCACCCGGGCTCGCGCGGCCATGGACGTCCTCGGCGACGACGCGTTCCCGCACGCGCTGTGGAAGCGGATCGGCGACGCGGCGGACGTGCTCACCGAGCGCGTGCGGTCGCTCCACGCCCTCGACGTGCTGCGGGTGCACTCGGGCATCGCCGAGCGCGGAGGCGAGGGCACCTTCGGCTACGGCGTGCTCGCGGGGGACCGCGTGCGCCTGGCGGAGGAGTCCTACGACCAGGCGGTGCACGCGCTCAACCGCGTGTGA
- a CDS encoding S9 family peptidase, translating to MSSEHAQATTPPSAAKRPVTRSHHGIDFVDDYEWLRDKESPDTLAYLEAENTHTDAATEHLGPLRDRIFAEVKNRVQETDLSVPVRMGGWWYFTRTAEGSQYGVHCRAPIAGPDDWTPPSVGDGDGTLPGEEVVLDGNALAEGHDFFSLGSYDLSDDGTRLVYGVDVEGDERYTLHVRDLTTGQDLGDEIPNTGGGATFDPSGRYVFYPTVDESWRPDRIWRHAVGSAAADDVVVFEEPDDRYWVGVGVTRSSQYIVIELGSKITSEALVLDAADPTGEFQVVWPRREGVEYEIEHAIVGGSDRFLVLHNDGAENFELVDVPADDPTSEQDRRVVVAHHPERRIESVDAFAGHLALEYRSEALPRVAVIPIEGDGYGDAHEVPFDEALFSAGLGGNPEWDQPTLRIGYTSFVTPSEVSDLDLATGEVTVLKRQPVLGGYDPDDYVQERDWATAADGTKVPVSLVWRRDAVDPDRPAPLHLYGYGSYEHSIDPGFSVMRLSMLDRGVVFAVAHVRGGGEMGRHWYEDGKTLTKKNTFTDFVAVAEHLIDTGRTSADRLVAEGGSAGGLLMGAVANLAPERFAGILAAVPFVDALTSILDPDLPLTVIEWDEWGDPLHDPEVYRYMSEYTPYENVRDDVQYPRILAVTSINDTRVLYVEPAKWTAKLREVGAPVLLKTEMAAGHGGVSGRYDSWKERAFELAWLLDVLGLAEVNPAAASAEPIAAG from the coding sequence GTGAGCAGCGAGCACGCCCAGGCCACCACCCCTCCGTCCGCCGCGAAGCGGCCCGTCACCCGGAGCCACCACGGCATCGACTTCGTCGACGACTACGAGTGGTTGCGCGACAAGGAGTCTCCGGACACGCTCGCGTACCTCGAAGCCGAGAACACCCACACCGACGCGGCGACCGAGCACCTCGGACCGCTGCGCGATCGGATCTTCGCCGAGGTCAAGAACCGCGTGCAGGAGACCGACCTCTCCGTGCCCGTGCGCATGGGCGGCTGGTGGTACTTCACGCGGACGGCCGAGGGCAGCCAGTACGGGGTGCACTGCCGAGCCCCGATCGCCGGCCCGGACGACTGGACGCCCCCGAGCGTCGGCGACGGAGACGGCACCCTGCCCGGGGAAGAAGTCGTCCTGGACGGCAACGCCCTGGCCGAGGGGCACGACTTCTTCTCGCTCGGCAGCTACGACCTGAGCGACGACGGCACCCGGCTCGTCTACGGCGTCGACGTCGAGGGCGACGAGCGGTACACGCTGCACGTCCGAGACCTGACCACCGGGCAGGACCTCGGCGACGAGATCCCGAACACCGGCGGCGGCGCCACGTTCGACCCGTCCGGCCGCTACGTCTTCTACCCCACCGTCGACGAGTCCTGGCGACCCGACCGCATCTGGCGGCACGCCGTCGGCTCGGCGGCTGCGGACGACGTCGTGGTCTTCGAGGAGCCGGACGACCGCTACTGGGTCGGTGTCGGGGTCACCCGGTCGTCGCAGTACATCGTCATCGAGCTCGGGTCGAAGATCACGTCCGAGGCACTCGTCCTCGACGCGGCGGACCCGACCGGGGAGTTCCAGGTCGTGTGGCCGCGCCGCGAGGGCGTCGAGTACGAGATCGAGCACGCGATCGTCGGCGGCAGCGACCGGTTCCTCGTCCTGCACAACGACGGCGCCGAGAACTTCGAGCTCGTCGACGTCCCGGCCGACGACCCGACGTCCGAGCAGGACCGCCGTGTCGTCGTCGCGCACCACCCCGAGCGGCGCATCGAGTCGGTCGACGCCTTCGCCGGCCACCTGGCGCTCGAGTACCGGTCCGAGGCGCTCCCGCGCGTCGCGGTCATCCCCATCGAGGGCGACGGCTACGGCGACGCGCACGAGGTCCCCTTCGACGAGGCCCTGTTCTCCGCGGGGCTCGGCGGCAACCCCGAGTGGGACCAGCCGACGCTGCGGATCGGGTACACGTCCTTCGTCACGCCGTCCGAGGTGAGCGACCTGGACCTGGCGACCGGCGAGGTCACGGTGCTCAAGCGGCAGCCGGTGCTCGGCGGCTACGACCCCGACGACTACGTGCAGGAGCGCGACTGGGCGACCGCGGCGGACGGCACGAAGGTCCCGGTCTCGCTCGTCTGGCGCCGTGACGCCGTCGACCCGGACCGTCCGGCCCCGCTGCACCTGTACGGCTACGGCTCCTACGAGCACTCCATCGACCCGGGCTTCAGCGTCATGCGGCTCTCGATGCTCGACCGCGGCGTCGTGTTCGCCGTGGCGCACGTGCGCGGCGGCGGCGAGATGGGCCGGCACTGGTACGAGGACGGCAAGACCCTCACGAAGAAGAACACCTTCACCGACTTCGTCGCGGTCGCCGAGCACCTCATCGACACCGGGCGCACGAGCGCCGACCGGCTCGTCGCCGAGGGCGGCAGCGCGGGCGGACTCCTGATGGGCGCCGTCGCGAACCTGGCGCCGGAGCGCTTCGCCGGGATCCTCGCCGCGGTGCCCTTCGTCGACGCCCTGACGAGCATCCTCGACCCGGACCTGCCCCTGACCGTGATCGAGTGGGACGAGTGGGGCGACCCGCTGCACGACCCCGAGGTCTACCGGTACATGAGCGAGTACACGCCGTACGAGAACGTCCGCGACGACGTGCAGTACCCGCGGATCCTCGCCGTGACGTCGATCAACGACACCCGGGTGCTCTACGTCGAGCCCGCGAAGTGGACCGCCAAGCTGCGGGAGGTCGGTGCGCCGGTGCTCCTGAAGACCGAGATGGCCGCGGGCCACGGCGGGGTGAGCGGCCGGTACGACTCGTGGAAGGAGCGGGCATTCGAGCTCGCCTGGCTGCTCGACGTCCTCGGGCTCGCCGAGGTGAACCCGGCCGCCGCGTCCGCTGAGCCGATCGCCGCCGGCTGA